The following proteins are encoded in a genomic region of Nocardioides sp. cx-173:
- a CDS encoding type II secretion system F family protein: protein MTWVAVLAAALAAVLLVPVRARPLSGAPPPEPAAAAATGGLLRWRPLLALLAGAGAGIFLGGTAGLVVGPPAAAAAWVVLGRSEPTAVRRRRERVARDLPHVVTLLAAALRSGASPAQALRLVCRALPGPATERLHRTATHLDLGADPTVVWAEVAGEPGLAPLGRALARSQATGASVVAAMDRLSEELARDARGAVEDRARAVGVKAALPLGLCLLPSFLLLGIVPLVAGLLATVTR from the coding sequence ATGACCTGGGTGGCGGTCCTCGCGGCCGCGCTCGCGGCCGTGCTGCTGGTCCCCGTACGGGCCCGGCCGCTGAGCGGCGCCCCGCCTCCCGAGCCGGCCGCCGCCGCGGCGACGGGCGGTCTGCTGCGGTGGCGACCGCTCCTGGCGCTGCTGGCCGGCGCGGGCGCGGGGATCTTCCTCGGCGGCACAGCTGGACTGGTCGTCGGTCCACCGGCCGCCGCGGCGGCCTGGGTGGTGCTCGGCCGCAGCGAGCCGACCGCCGTACGTCGACGGCGGGAGCGCGTCGCACGCGACCTCCCCCACGTGGTGACCCTGCTCGCGGCCGCGCTGCGGTCCGGGGCGAGCCCCGCCCAGGCGCTCCGGCTGGTCTGCCGAGCCCTGCCGGGGCCCGCCACCGAGCGGCTGCACCGCACGGCGACGCATCTGGATCTCGGCGCCGACCCGACGGTGGTCTGGGCCGAGGTGGCGGGCGAGCCCGGGCTGGCCCCGCTCGGCCGGGCCCTGGCGCGCTCGCAGGCCACCGGCGCGTCCGTCGTCGCCGCTATGGACCGCCTCTCCGAGGAGCTGGCGCGCGACGCCCGCGGGGCTGTGGAGGACCGCGCCCGCGCGGTCGGCGTCAAGGCCGCGCTGCCACTCGGGCTGTGTCTGCTGCCGTCGTTCCTGCTGCTCGGGATCGTCCCCCTCGTGGCCGGGCTGCTCGCGACGGTGACCCGGTGA
- a CDS encoding type II secretion system F family protein: MTPVAVSIAALVAAGAAAVAVVLLVPPGPGAPGQEPARRHPGVRWWVLAAIAVALLSGRLLILAILAAMVVAAAMALLRARRERLAARATSRRVLELCESLSADLGAGQPPGAVLVRAAAEWPALAPVAEAHRIGSDVPAAWRELARMPGAEDLRVIAAAWQLAHRAGAGLADAVDRVSRGLRAAQSTRRIVDGELASARATARLVAGLPLLALAMGSGAGGDPWGFLLGQPAGLACLAGGLALGLAGLWWIEAIARGVERAA; this comes from the coding sequence ATGACCCCGGTCGCCGTCTCGATCGCCGCCCTGGTCGCCGCTGGGGCGGCGGCCGTCGCCGTCGTCCTGCTGGTCCCCCCGGGCCCGGGTGCGCCGGGGCAGGAGCCGGCGCGGCGGCACCCGGGCGTCCGGTGGTGGGTGCTGGCAGCGATCGCGGTGGCGCTGCTCTCCGGGCGCCTGCTCATCCTCGCGATCCTGGCGGCGATGGTGGTCGCCGCCGCCATGGCGCTGCTACGGGCGCGGCGCGAACGCCTGGCGGCGCGCGCCACCTCGCGCCGAGTCCTGGAGCTCTGCGAGAGCCTCTCCGCGGATCTGGGCGCGGGCCAGCCGCCGGGCGCGGTCCTGGTCCGGGCCGCGGCGGAGTGGCCGGCGCTCGCCCCGGTCGCCGAGGCGCACCGGATCGGCTCCGACGTGCCGGCGGCCTGGCGCGAGCTGGCCCGCATGCCCGGGGCCGAGGACCTCCGGGTGATCGCGGCGGCGTGGCAGCTGGCCCACCGCGCCGGCGCCGGGCTCGCGGACGCGGTCGACCGGGTCTCGCGCGGCCTGCGTGCGGCTCAGTCGACCCGGCGCATCGTCGACGGCGAGCTGGCCTCCGCCCGGGCCACCGCGCGGCTGGTGGCCGGGCTGCCCCTGCTGGCGCTGGCCATGGGCTCCGGGGCCGGCGGCGATCCGTGGGGGTTCCTGCTCGGGCAGCCCGCCGGCCTGGCGTGCCTCGCAGGCGGTCTGGCGCTCGGCCTGGCCGGGCTGTGGTGGATCGAGGCGATCGCGCGCGGCGTGGAGCGGGCGGCATGA